A genomic region of Haliotis asinina isolate JCU_RB_2024 chromosome 1, JCU_Hal_asi_v2, whole genome shotgun sequence contains the following coding sequences:
- the LOC137286402 gene encoding uncharacterized protein, with amino-acid sequence MKIWNTLLCVWIHVIRGGVPGNGDLLLTSSPSTATGGELFTLICSVSSGSATNIAWLQNNASTIITQWGRYCTKQPPPVGNNINRFRANCSFMDHSIQFTFNSTRDQGGCQCGNLVNESYIYPRSNIYEIVIAGPVLSTLSSYLSTTTRKRENTSVPGTVTPHKGVASRVISTMTQYTGTTSELGTATPHKASTNGSDSDTVYIVAGALGGVVLLVNVVVGIVCIRRRRQAAYHQNVTNEERHVEATPVYQNTTSFHTVSDSSAPVTKPEKTQEDDSVVSGDVNTQNMYESLTSVEMHIYRHLKQNKI; translated from the exons ATGAAGATCTGGAACACCCTGTTGTGTGTGTGGATTCACGTTATTCGCGGAGGTGTGCCAGGTAATG GAGACCTGCTGCTGACCAGCTCACCATCAACAGCAACAGGCGGAGAACTCTTCACCTTGATTTGTAGCGTCTCGTCTGGTTCCGCAACAAACATAGCATGGTTGCAGAACAATGCATCAACGATCATTACACAATGGGGCCGCTATTGTACAAAGCAACCACCGCCTGTGGGGAATAACATCAACCGTTTCAGAGCGAACTGCAGTTTCATGGATCACAGTATACAGTTTACATTCAACTCCACTAGAGACCAAGGAGGATGTCAGTGTGGGAACCTTGTAAATGAATCCTACATATACCCCAGAAGCAACATTTATGAAATAG TCATTGCAGGTCCCGTCCTATCAACTCTATCTTCCTATCTATCAACCACGACCCGGAAAAGGGAGAACACGTCCGTACCTGGCACGGTGACACCACACAAAG GTGTTGCAAGTCGTGTGATTTCAACAATGACCCAGTATACGGGGACCACATCCGAACTTGGGACAGCGACGCCACACAAAG CCTCCACCAATGgcagtgattcagacaccgtCTACATCGTGGCTGGGGCTCTAGGTGGTGTTGTTTTGCTTGTCAATGTAGTCGTGGGCATCGTGTGTATTCGACGGAGAAGACAAGCAgcct ATCATCAAAATGTCACGAACGAAGAAAGACACGTCGAGGC CACGCCAGTTTATCAAAACACTACAAGTTTCCACACGG TTTCAGATTCATCCGCCCCAGTGACGAAACCAGAGAAAACACAAGAAGATGACTCAGTGGTGTCTGGAGATGTCAACACCCAGAACATGTATGAAAGCCTAACAAGTGTTGAAATGCACATATATAGGCAcctaaaacagaacaaaatataa